In a genomic window of Pseudomonas mohnii:
- a CDS encoding amidohydrolase family protein, whose protein sequence is MTQPRWLRNVRPYGSPAEDLLIENGRFTQRRPASTTELLATDIDGQNQLLTPPLVESHVHLDKTLWGQPWRPNSAGPTLKDYIANERRILREVETPIAQRAGALLENCIARGSLTMRCHVDIDPEFGLRHVEAMQQLRETYRDLIDLQLVVFPQTGLISRPGTAELMRKAMALGVENVGGLDPCGIDNDPIAQLDFVFKLASEFDRGVDIHLHDKGELGLWQIALIADYTEHFGRQGRVMISHAYCLGMLPWSQVKPVAERLAALGISLMSSAPADCAVPPFLALRETGVNVCLGSDGIRDAWSPMGNGDMLERAMLLAFRFDLNKDDELAAAFEAATVNGARALGSTDYGLALGGPADFLLMPVQTLGEAVVSRPARQVYRGGQLIAAGGRLLDSRL, encoded by the coding sequence ATGACTCAACCCCGCTGGCTACGCAATGTACGCCCCTACGGCTCCCCCGCCGAAGACCTGCTGATCGAAAATGGCCGGTTCACCCAACGTCGCCCGGCCTCGACCACTGAATTGCTCGCCACCGACATCGATGGCCAAAACCAACTGCTGACCCCGCCCCTGGTGGAAAGCCACGTGCACCTGGACAAAACCCTCTGGGGCCAGCCGTGGCGCCCCAACAGCGCTGGCCCGACCCTCAAGGATTACATCGCCAACGAACGGCGGATCCTGCGTGAAGTCGAAACCCCCATCGCGCAGCGGGCCGGTGCACTGCTGGAAAACTGCATCGCCCGTGGCTCCCTGACCATGCGCTGCCACGTCGACATCGACCCGGAATTCGGCCTGCGCCACGTCGAAGCCATGCAGCAACTACGGGAAACGTACCGCGACCTGATCGACCTGCAACTGGTGGTGTTCCCACAAACCGGCCTGATCAGCCGTCCCGGCACTGCCGAACTGATGCGCAAAGCCATGGCCCTGGGCGTGGAGAATGTCGGCGGCCTCGACCCGTGTGGCATCGACAACGACCCCATCGCCCAACTCGACTTCGTGTTCAAACTGGCCAGCGAGTTCGACCGTGGTGTGGACATTCACCTGCACGACAAAGGTGAACTGGGTCTGTGGCAAATCGCGCTGATCGCTGATTACACCGAACACTTCGGGCGTCAGGGCCGGGTGATGATCAGTCATGCCTACTGCCTCGGTATGCTGCCGTGGAGCCAGGTCAAACCCGTGGCCGAACGCCTGGCGGCGCTGGGTATTTCGTTGATGAGCTCGGCACCGGCCGATTGCGCGGTGCCGCCATTCCTGGCCCTGCGCGAAACCGGGGTGAATGTCTGCCTGGGTTCCGACGGCATTCGCGACGCCTGGTCGCCCATGGGCAACGGCGACATGCTGGAACGGGCGATGTTGCTGGCGTTTCGTTTCGACTTGAACAAGGACGATGAACTGGCGGCGGCATTTGAAGCGGCGACGGTGAACGGCGCTCGGGCACTGGGCTCTACCGACTATGGGCTGGCGCTGGGCGGGCCGGCGGACTTTCTGTTGATGCCGGTGCAAACCCTGGGTGAAGCCGTGGTTTCGCGGCCGGCTCGCCAGGTCTATCGCGGCGGGCAGTTGATCGCTGCGGGCGGTCGCTTGCTGGACAGTCGTTTGTGA
- a CDS encoding ABC transporter permease: MSVSSTSPALNRALLLSPVVLTLLALIAIPLGIMGYISLLPRNVYGGVDWQANWQLQSYVQLFFQEGFDGELELNWVYAQALLRSVFQAGGTTVLCFLFGFPVALWMSSLTPRRRNLMVLLITIPFWTNLLIRNYAWLIILREQGWVAQTLNALFPQAGGITLLYNDFAVSVGLVYSFLPFMILPIYSTLEKLDWRLVEAAYDLGANRWHALKRIILPLSMPGVIAGSLLVFVPSLGAFITPAILGGGKTLMIGNLIQQQFGTARNWPLGSSLSFLLLGIMLLSLVLYALYSRNAAKTLRRGAQA; encoded by the coding sequence ATGAGCGTCAGCAGCACTTCTCCCGCCCTCAACCGCGCGCTGTTACTCAGCCCGGTGGTTCTGACCCTGCTGGCCCTGATCGCCATCCCGCTGGGCATCATGGGCTACATCAGCCTGTTGCCGCGCAACGTGTATGGCGGTGTCGACTGGCAGGCCAACTGGCAATTGCAAAGCTACGTGCAGCTGTTTTTCCAGGAAGGTTTCGACGGCGAACTGGAGCTGAACTGGGTCTACGCCCAGGCGCTGTTGCGCTCGGTGTTCCAGGCCGGTGGCACGACCGTGTTGTGCTTTCTGTTCGGCTTTCCGGTGGCGTTGTGGATGTCGAGCCTGACACCGCGCCGGCGCAACCTGATGGTCTTGCTGATCACCATCCCGTTCTGGACCAACCTGCTGATCCGCAACTACGCCTGGCTGATCATCCTGCGTGAACAGGGCTGGGTCGCCCAAACCCTCAATGCGCTGTTCCCCCAGGCCGGTGGCATCACCCTGCTCTACAACGACTTCGCGGTCAGCGTCGGGCTGGTCTACAGCTTCCTGCCGTTCATGATCCTGCCGATCTACTCGACCCTGGAGAAACTCGACTGGCGTCTGGTGGAAGCCGCCTATGACCTCGGTGCCAATCGCTGGCACGCGCTGAAGCGGATCATTTTGCCGCTGTCGATGCCGGGGGTGATTGCCGGTTCCCTGCTGGTGTTCGTGCCGAGCCTCGGCGCGTTCATTACCCCGGCGATTCTCGGCGGCGGCAAGACGCTGATGATCGGCAACCTGATCCAGCAACAGTTCGGCACCGCGCGCAACTGGCCGCTGGGCAGTTCGCTGTCGTTCCTGCTGCTGGGGATCATGTTGCTGTCCCTGGTGCTGTACGCCCTCTATAGCCGCAACGCCGCCAAGACCCTGCGTCGGGGAGCCCAAGCATGA
- a CDS encoding ABC transporter ATP-binding protein: MGRPVAIEVRNVFKRYSDDPGLAPALDNVSVDIADNEFFTLLGPSGCGKTTLLRTIAGFEHVSAGEIRLAGEPVNDLPPFKRRVNTVFQSYALFPHMSVAQNIAFGLEMQGLDHKQIAQRVDEMLALVQMQHLAKRKPAELSGGQQQRVALARALAPKPKVLLLDEPLSALDLKLRKEMQVELKRVQKEAGITFIFVTHDQEEALTLSDRIAVMSAGKILQIGTPNDIYERPQHQFVAQFIGDINFLPGHLKRGQQNEKLFVPNGMPVEIPCPAQGFDGSSVQLAFRPERSQLVDPTQPHHLRGVIEAVLYVGTATLYQCRLNNDIKVMLRENNEGLNRGRVVGDRVAVNLPPHACLLMEA; the protein is encoded by the coding sequence ATGGGTCGTCCAGTTGCAATCGAAGTGCGTAACGTCTTTAAACGGTATTCCGACGATCCGGGGCTGGCTCCAGCCCTCGACAACGTTTCAGTCGACATTGCCGATAACGAGTTCTTCACGCTGCTCGGCCCTTCCGGCTGTGGCAAAACCACCCTGCTGCGCACCATCGCCGGCTTCGAACACGTCAGCGCCGGCGAGATTCGTCTCGCGGGCGAACCGGTCAATGACTTGCCGCCGTTCAAGCGCCGGGTCAACACGGTATTCCAGAGCTACGCGCTGTTTCCGCACATGAGTGTTGCGCAGAATATCGCCTTCGGCCTTGAGATGCAGGGTCTTGATCACAAGCAGATTGCGCAGCGGGTCGACGAAATGCTCGCGCTGGTGCAAATGCAGCACCTGGCCAAGCGCAAACCGGCGGAATTGTCCGGTGGCCAGCAACAGCGCGTGGCTCTGGCCCGCGCCCTGGCACCGAAACCGAAAGTGCTGTTGCTCGACGAACCGCTGTCGGCCCTGGACCTCAAGCTGCGCAAGGAAATGCAGGTCGAACTCAAGCGCGTGCAGAAGGAAGCCGGGATCACCTTCATTTTTGTCACCCACGACCAGGAAGAAGCCCTGACCCTGTCCGATCGCATTGCGGTGATGTCCGCCGGCAAGATCCTGCAGATCGGCACGCCCAATGACATCTACGAACGGCCGCAGCATCAGTTTGTCGCGCAGTTCATCGGTGACATCAACTTCCTGCCCGGCCACCTCAAGCGCGGCCAGCAGAACGAAAAACTGTTCGTGCCCAACGGCATGCCGGTGGAAATCCCCTGCCCGGCCCAAGGCTTCGATGGCTCCAGCGTGCAACTGGCGTTCCGTCCGGAGCGCTCGCAACTGGTCGATCCGACGCAACCGCATCACCTGCGCGGGGTGATCGAGGCCGTGTTGTATGTCGGCACCGCGACCCTCTACCAGTGCCGCTTGAACAACGACATCAAGGTCATGCTGCGCGAAAACAACGAAGGCCTGAATCGCGGGCGGGTGGTGGGCGATCGCGTCGCGGTCAACCTGCCGCCCCACGCCTGCCTGCTGATGGAGGCCTGA
- a CDS encoding ABC transporter permease, whose translation MIALHLKKLPLTREVSLLMLAYLYLPILVLIAYSFNANRSATVWTEFSFAWYGRILANPSIQTAALNSIIVASIATVCATAIALLAALATYRPFYGQKMVEGGINLPLILPEIVTAVATLLLFMALGIKLGLLTVIIAHVGFCIPFAYLPIRARLNDLDKSLLEAANDLYANPWQVFRRVTLPLLWPAVLSGSVLAFVVSLDDFIMTFFVAGPGSTTLPVYIFSAIKAGVTPEINAISTLMLVISIVLVVLAFWLGQRGKQQ comes from the coding sequence ATGATCGCCCTGCACCTGAAAAAACTGCCCCTGACCCGTGAAGTCAGTCTGTTGATGCTGGCTTATCTGTACCTGCCGATCCTGGTGTTGATTGCCTATAGCTTCAACGCCAACCGCTCGGCCACGGTGTGGACCGAGTTCTCCTTCGCCTGGTACGGGCGGATCCTGGCCAACCCGTCGATCCAGACGGCGGCGCTGAACTCGATCATCGTCGCCAGCATCGCCACGGTCTGCGCCACGGCCATTGCCTTGCTCGCGGCGCTGGCCACCTACCGGCCGTTCTACGGACAGAAAATGGTCGAGGGCGGGATCAACCTGCCGCTGATCCTGCCGGAGATCGTCACGGCGGTCGCCACCTTGCTGCTGTTCATGGCACTGGGGATCAAGCTCGGTTTGCTGACAGTGATCATCGCGCACGTCGGCTTCTGCATTCCCTTCGCGTACCTGCCGATCCGCGCTCGACTCAACGACCTGGACAAGAGCCTGCTGGAAGCGGCGAACGATCTGTACGCCAACCCGTGGCAGGTGTTTCGCCGGGTGACCTTGCCGCTGCTGTGGCCGGCGGTGTTGTCCGGTTCGGTGCTGGCGTTCGTGGTCAGCCTCGACGATTTCATCATGACCTTCTTCGTCGCCGGGCCGGGTTCGACCACCCTGCCGGTGTACATCTTCTCGGCGATCAAGGCCGGCGTGACGCCGGAGATCAACGCGATTTCGACCCTGATGCTGGTGATTTCCATCGTGCTGGTCGTGCTGGCCTTCTGGCTGGGACAGCGCGGTAAACAACAATGA
- a CDS encoding amidohydrolase family protein, whose amino-acid sequence MNRIGLRASCVVGFDGTQHVLWRDGEVVFEGSRIVFVGRGYPGPVEQWIDYGNALIGPGFIDLDALGDLDSTVLTLDNGDERDMGRMWSADYLARGSRESYSPEEEIFKYRYAFTQLIRNGITTAMPITSMYYRQWAETYDEFAAVAGVASELGLRTYLGPCYMSGMSYWQADGTLAHHWDEARGLAGLDAAERFYRDFDGANGGLIRGALLPDRIQTCTPALLQRTAALSRELNAPMRLHCCQGLGEVAMVEQLRGASPLGWLQQLGLLNPRSLLPHGIYTQGDDDLQRLVDGGASLVHCPVVFARDGEALNSFGRYRAKGINFALGTDTWPADLLDNMRQGLNIARLMEGGNSQTSTLDMYNAATLGGAKALGRDDLGRLAPGAKADITVFSLRGLHLGPLFDPLKNLVLAGRGDDCIASYIDGRCVMQDGQVHGVDYPTLQRQAQRQFEKLMRSHSDRAFGQPDWKTLFQPAIPFADNYSAQAPLSAIDPLL is encoded by the coding sequence GTGAATCGCATTGGACTTCGAGCCAGTTGCGTGGTCGGCTTCGACGGCACGCAACACGTGCTGTGGCGCGATGGCGAAGTGGTGTTCGAAGGCTCGCGCATTGTGTTTGTCGGTCGCGGTTATCCAGGGCCAGTGGAGCAATGGATCGACTATGGCAATGCGCTGATCGGCCCCGGTTTCATCGATCTGGATGCCTTGGGCGATCTTGACTCTACAGTCCTGACCCTGGACAACGGCGACGAGCGCGACATGGGCCGGATGTGGTCGGCGGACTATCTGGCCCGCGGGTCACGGGAGAGCTACAGCCCTGAAGAGGAAATTTTCAAGTATCGCTACGCCTTCACCCAACTGATCCGCAATGGCATCACCACCGCCATGCCAATCACCTCGATGTACTACCGCCAATGGGCGGAAACCTACGACGAGTTTGCGGCGGTGGCCGGTGTGGCAAGCGAATTGGGCCTGCGGACATACCTCGGCCCTTGTTACATGAGCGGCATGAGTTACTGGCAGGCCGACGGTACGTTGGCGCATCACTGGGATGAAGCCCGGGGCCTGGCCGGACTCGATGCGGCGGAGCGGTTTTACCGTGATTTCGACGGCGCGAACGGCGGCCTGATTAGGGGTGCACTGCTGCCGGACCGCATCCAGACCTGCACGCCCGCGCTGCTGCAACGCACCGCTGCACTGAGCCGCGAGCTGAACGCACCGATGCGTTTGCATTGTTGCCAGGGACTTGGCGAGGTAGCGATGGTCGAACAACTGCGCGGCGCGTCACCGCTGGGCTGGTTGCAGCAGCTTGGGCTGTTGAATCCGCGCAGCCTGCTGCCCCATGGCATCTACACCCAGGGCGATGACGACCTGCAGCGGCTGGTGGATGGCGGCGCGAGCCTGGTGCACTGCCCGGTGGTATTCGCCCGGGACGGCGAGGCCCTGAACTCCTTCGGCCGCTATCGCGCCAAGGGCATCAACTTCGCTTTGGGCACCGACACCTGGCCGGCGGATTTGCTCGACAACATGCGCCAGGGCCTGAACATCGCGCGCCTGATGGAGGGCGGCAACTCGCAGACCAGCACACTGGACATGTACAACGCCGCCACCCTCGGCGGCGCCAAGGCGCTGGGCCGTGACGATCTCGGTCGCCTGGCGCCGGGGGCCAAGGCCGACATCACCGTGTTCAGCCTGCGCGGCCTGCACCTGGGGCCGCTGTTCGACCCGTTGAAAAACCTGGTGCTGGCCGGGCGCGGCGACGACTGCATCGCCAGTTACATCGATGGCCGCTGCGTGATGCAGGACGGCCAGGTCCACGGTGTCGACTACCCCACCCTGCAGCGCCAGGCCCAACGACAATTCGAAAAACTGATGCGCAGCCACAGCGACCGGGCCTTTGGCCAACCGGACTGGAAGACCTTGTTCCAACCGGCCATCCCGTTCGCCGACAACTACAGCGCACAGGCGCCACTGAGCGCCATCGATCCACTTCTTTAG
- a CDS encoding flavin reductase family protein, which translates to MQSFDFSTLSARDKYKILIGSVVPRPIALVTTVDGEGRINAAPFSFFNALSADPPILALGVENYGDQSPKDTTRNIQLNQEFTVNIVSDALVEAMNVCAVPFAPGFDELTAAGLTAIPGTTVKCPRIGEAPVALECRRMMALSIGQSREIIFGEVLMAHVRDELIDPKTLYIDQLGLDAIGRMGGHGYARTRDYFDLPTRSLQAWTEAPGGGERFWPVAK; encoded by the coding sequence ATGCAAAGCTTCGACTTCAGCACGCTGAGTGCGCGAGACAAATACAAGATTCTGATCGGCAGCGTGGTGCCACGGCCGATTGCCTTGGTCACCACTGTCGACGGTGAAGGCCGGATCAACGCCGCCCCGTTCAGCTTTTTCAATGCACTCTCGGCCGATCCGCCAATCCTCGCCCTGGGCGTTGAAAACTACGGCGACCAGAGCCCCAAGGACACCACGCGCAACATCCAGCTCAACCAGGAATTCACCGTCAACATCGTCAGCGATGCGCTGGTGGAAGCGATGAACGTCTGCGCCGTGCCCTTCGCCCCCGGCTTCGACGAACTCACCGCCGCCGGCCTCACCGCCATTCCTGGCACCACGGTCAAATGCCCACGAATCGGCGAAGCCCCGGTCGCGCTTGAGTGTCGCCGGATGATGGCGCTGTCCATCGGCCAGTCACGGGAAATCATCTTCGGCGAAGTGCTGATGGCCCATGTACGCGATGAACTGATCGACCCGAAAACCCTGTACATCGATCAACTCGGGCTCGATGCGATCGGACGGATGGGCGGGCATGGCTATGCGCGCACGCGAGATTACTTCGATCTGCCGACACGCTCGTTGCAGGCCTGGACAGAAGCGCCGGGGGGTGGGGAGCGGTTTTGGCCGGTGGCCAAGTAG
- a CDS encoding extracellular solute-binding protein: MNKKVKSMRFAVASLALSCFTAFGAHAAEPKELFFYNWTDYYPVDLLAKFEKETGIKVTMDGYDSNETLLAKLQAGGAAYDVIVPSQSIMRTLINQNLLLEIDTPTLPNFQYVKPAFRDPGFDPGRKFSAPYLWGTTGFSYDSARVPGGKLDDSWKEFFEPRKELQGQLAALDTSSSVINAASHYLNVDECSENPQDAKRILELLQKQKPFLKMYSSDNTVDRMASGEVIMMQNWNGSTARATLQKSTIKYVYPREGLAMFQDNFAVPKSAPHPGNAKIFIDWMMKPENAAAVSNAIAYANGIQSDTLIDAKWRVMDAINMPDEFASRLRPEKECSNKARELQDRIWAKLKG, encoded by the coding sequence ATGAACAAGAAAGTGAAAAGCATGCGTTTCGCCGTTGCCAGTCTGGCCTTGAGTTGCTTCACCGCGTTCGGCGCGCACGCCGCCGAACCCAAGGAGCTGTTCTTCTATAACTGGACTGACTACTACCCGGTCGACCTGCTGGCCAAGTTCGAAAAAGAGACCGGAATCAAGGTCACCATGGACGGCTACGACAGCAACGAAACCCTGCTGGCCAAGTTGCAGGCCGGTGGCGCGGCGTATGACGTGATCGTGCCGTCGCAGTCGATCATGCGCACCCTGATCAACCAGAACCTGCTGCTGGAAATCGACACCCCGACCCTGCCCAATTTCCAATACGTGAAACCGGCGTTCCGCGACCCGGGTTTCGACCCCGGCCGCAAATTCTCGGCACCGTACCTGTGGGGCACCACCGGGTTTTCCTATGACAGTGCGCGCGTGCCGGGCGGCAAACTCGACGACTCGTGGAAAGAATTCTTCGAACCGCGCAAAGAACTGCAAGGCCAGCTCGCCGCGCTCGACACCTCCAGCAGCGTGATCAACGCCGCCAGCCATTACCTGAACGTCGACGAATGCAGCGAAAACCCGCAGGACGCCAAACGCATCCTCGAACTGCTGCAAAAACAGAAACCGTTCCTGAAGATGTACAGCTCGGACAACACCGTCGACCGCATGGCCTCCGGTGAAGTGATCATGATGCAGAACTGGAACGGTTCCACCGCGCGAGCCACGCTGCAGAAGAGCACCATCAAGTACGTCTACCCGCGCGAAGGCCTGGCGATGTTCCAGGACAACTTCGCCGTGCCGAAAAGCGCCCCGCACCCTGGCAACGCGAAGATCTTCATCGACTGGATGATGAAACCGGAAAACGCCGCCGCCGTGTCCAACGCCATCGCCTACGCCAACGGCATCCAGAGCGACACGTTGATCGACGCCAAATGGCGTGTGATGGACGCCATCAACATGCCCGACGAATTCGCCTCGCGACTGCGCCCTGAAAAAGAGTGCAGCAACAAGGCGCGGGAACTGCAGGACCGCATCTGGGCGAAGCTCAAGGGCTGA
- a CDS encoding error-prone DNA polymerase: MAAGLVCMSAGYAELHCLSNFSFQRGASSALELFQRAKKQGYQALAITDECTLAGIVRAWQAAKSVELPLIIGSEVRIENGPKLVLLVENLEGYQALCRLITRARRRSQKGQYQVLREDFSEPLPGLLALWVPDAVDDFAQGDWLKQVFAERLWLALQLHRGQDDARRLDALLTLARALRIPAVASGDVHMHARGRRALQDTMTAIRYHLPVADAGLRLHPNGERHLRSLDVLRDLYPAALLDETLNIARRCTFDLGQLRYQYPRELVPEGHSAASWLRELTERGMRERWPGGASEKVRGLIDKELGLIAELGYESYFLTVQDIVAFARREKILCQGRGSAANSAVCFALGITEIDPDRMNMLFERFLSKERNEPPDIDVDFEHERREEVLQYVFQRYGRGRAALTAVVSSYHGAGAVRDVAKALGLPPDQVNALADCCGHWSDQAPPVERLREGGFDPDSPVLRRVLSLTQQLIGFPRHLSQHPGGFVISEQPLDHLVPVENAAMAERTIIQWDKDDLDAVGLLKVDILALGMLSAIRRCFDLLRRHRNLDLSLASIPSEDAPTYDMIGRADTIGVFQIESRAQMSMLPRLKPRKFYDLVIEVAIVRPGPIQGGMVHPYLRRRNKEELESYPSEELREVLKRTLGVPLFQEQVMQIAIVAADYSPGEADQLRRSMAAWKRHGGLEPHKDRLAAGMKKKGYTAEFAAQIFEQIKGFGSYGFPESHAASFALLTYASCWLKCHEPAAFACALINSWPMGFYSPDQILQDARRHHLQIRPVDVRASDWDCSLEPLTGAQPAIRLGLRMIKGFREDDARRIEAARSNGAFADVADLGERARLDARAQELLADAGALRGLAGDRHRARWEVAGVQKQLGLFAGLPSQEEGAVALPKPTVGEDLLADYNSLGTTLGPHPLALLRGELKARRCRSSKELLAVEHGRPVSVAGLVTGRQRPGTASGVTFVTLEDEFGNVNVVVWRDLAERQRQVLVGSQLLKVDGRWEKEGEVRHLIAGRLSDLSPLLDGISVRSRDFR; this comes from the coding sequence GTGGCTGCAGGGCTGGTTTGCATGAGCGCCGGGTATGCGGAACTGCACTGCCTGTCGAACTTCAGTTTCCAGCGCGGTGCCTCCAGTGCCCTTGAGTTGTTTCAGCGGGCGAAAAAGCAGGGCTATCAGGCCCTGGCGATCACCGATGAATGCACCCTGGCCGGCATCGTCCGCGCCTGGCAAGCAGCGAAGTCCGTGGAGCTGCCCCTGATCATCGGCAGTGAAGTGCGCATCGAGAACGGCCCGAAACTGGTGCTGCTGGTGGAAAATCTCGAGGGTTACCAGGCGTTATGCCGACTGATCACCCGAGCCCGGCGTCGCTCGCAAAAAGGCCAGTATCAAGTGTTGCGCGAGGACTTCAGCGAACCGTTGCCGGGGTTGCTGGCGCTGTGGGTGCCGGACGCGGTCGATGACTTCGCACAGGGTGACTGGCTGAAACAGGTGTTCGCTGAACGCTTGTGGCTGGCGCTGCAGTTACACCGGGGTCAGGACGATGCCCGGCGCCTCGATGCGCTGTTGACGCTGGCCAGGGCGTTGCGGATTCCTGCGGTGGCCAGCGGCGATGTACACATGCACGCTCGCGGGCGGCGCGCCTTGCAGGACACCATGACCGCGATCCGCTATCACCTGCCGGTGGCCGATGCCGGATTGCGCCTGCACCCCAACGGTGAGCGGCACTTGCGCAGCCTTGACGTCTTGCGCGATCTCTATCCAGCGGCCTTGCTCGACGAAACCCTGAACATCGCCCGGCGCTGCACGTTCGACCTCGGCCAGCTGCGTTATCAATATCCACGGGAACTGGTGCCAGAGGGACACAGCGCTGCGTCCTGGCTGCGGGAGTTGACCGAGCGTGGCATGCGCGAGCGCTGGCCCGGCGGGGCGAGCGAGAAGGTGCGCGGGCTGATCGACAAGGAATTGGGTCTGATCGCCGAGCTGGGCTATGAGAGTTATTTCCTGACCGTGCAGGACATCGTCGCCTTCGCCCGGCGCGAGAAAATTCTGTGTCAAGGCCGGGGCTCGGCGGCCAACTCGGCGGTGTGTTTCGCCTTGGGCATCACCGAGATCGACCCTGATCGCATGAACATGCTGTTCGAGCGCTTTCTCTCCAAGGAGCGCAACGAACCGCCGGACATCGACGTCGATTTCGAACACGAACGCCGGGAAGAAGTCTTGCAGTATGTGTTCCAGCGTTATGGCCGGGGGCGTGCCGCGCTGACCGCCGTGGTCAGCAGCTACCACGGCGCCGGCGCGGTGCGCGATGTGGCCAAGGCGCTGGGGTTGCCGCCGGATCAGGTCAACGCCCTGGCCGACTGCTGTGGCCACTGGAGCGATCAGGCTCCGCCCGTGGAGCGCCTGCGTGAAGGTGGGTTCGACCCTGACAGCCCGGTGTTGCGCAGGGTCCTCAGCCTGACCCAACAGTTGATCGGATTCCCCCGACACCTGTCCCAGCATCCCGGTGGTTTTGTGATTTCCGAGCAGCCGCTGGACCATCTGGTGCCGGTGGAGAACGCCGCGATGGCCGAGCGCACCATCATTCAGTGGGACAAGGACGATCTCGACGCGGTCGGGTTGCTCAAGGTGGATATCCTGGCCTTGGGCATGCTCAGCGCGATTCGTCGTTGTTTCGATTTGCTGCGCCGTCATCGCAACCTGGACCTGAGCCTGGCGTCGATCCCCTCCGAAGACGCGCCAACCTACGACATGATCGGTCGCGCCGACACCATCGGCGTGTTCCAGATCGAATCCCGGGCACAGATGTCGATGCTGCCCCGGCTCAAGCCGCGCAAGTTCTATGACCTGGTGATCGAGGTGGCCATCGTTCGTCCCGGACCGATCCAGGGCGGCATGGTGCATCCGTACTTGCGCCGGCGAAACAAGGAAGAACTCGAAAGCTATCCCTCGGAAGAGCTGCGGGAGGTGTTGAAGCGCACCCTGGGGGTTCCACTGTTTCAGGAACAAGTGATGCAGATCGCCATTGTCGCCGCCGACTACAGCCCTGGTGAGGCGGACCAGTTGCGCCGTTCCATGGCGGCCTGGAAACGTCATGGCGGGCTGGAGCCGCACAAGGACCGGCTGGCCGCCGGCATGAAGAAAAAAGGCTACACGGCTGAATTCGCCGCGCAGATTTTCGAGCAGATCAAGGGCTTTGGCAGTTACGGTTTTCCCGAATCCCACGCCGCCAGTTTCGCCTTGCTCACCTACGCCAGTTGCTGGTTGAAATGTCACGAACCGGCCGCCTTCGCCTGTGCGCTGATCAACAGTTGGCCCATGGGTTTCTACAGCCCGGACCAGATTCTGCAGGACGCGCGTCGCCACCATCTGCAGATTCGCCCGGTGGACGTGCGGGCCAGCGACTGGGATTGCAGCCTGGAACCGCTCACCGGCGCGCAACCGGCGATTCGCCTGGGTTTGCGCATGATCAAGGGCTTTCGCGAGGACGATGCCCGACGTATCGAGGCGGCGCGTTCGAACGGCGCGTTTGCCGACGTCGCCGACCTTGGCGAACGGGCCCGACTCGATGCCCGCGCCCAGGAGCTACTGGCCGATGCCGGTGCGCTGCGGGGGCTGGCGGGCGATCGGCATCGGGCGCGCTGGGAGGTGGCGGGGGTGCAAAAGCAGCTTGGCCTGTTTGCCGGCCTGCCCAGTCAGGAGGAGGGCGCGGTGGCGCTGCCCAAACCCACCGTGGGCGAGGACCTGCTGGCCGATTACAACAGTCTGGGCACTACCCTGGGGCCGCATCCGCTGGCGTTGTTGCGCGGTGAGTTGAAGGCACGACGCTGCCGCAGTTCGAAGGAATTGCTGGCGGTCGAGCACGGGCGGCCGGTCAGCGTCGCCGGGCTGGTGACTGGACGGCAGCGACCAGGCACCGCCAGCGGCGTGACCTTCGTCACCCTGGAAGACGAGTTCGGCAACGTCAACGTGGTGGTCTGGCGTGACCTGGCCGAGCGGCAACGCCAGGTGCTGGTCGGCTCGCAGTTGCTCAAGGTCGATGGACGTTGGGAGAAGGAGGGCGAAGTGCGCCACCTGATCGCCGGGCGCTTGAGTGACCTGAGCCCTTTGCTGGACGGCATCAGCGTGCGCAGCCGGGATTTTCGCTGA